The following proteins are co-located in the Noviherbaspirillum sp. UKPF54 genome:
- a CDS encoding hypoxanthine-guanine phosphoribosyltransferase, with protein sequence MSFFDSEFHRNKARALLSDAELIFDETAVQQAVDKVAQQLNERFNVDDGEAFPLVLGVMGGAVVFCGQLLTRLRFPLEFDYMHVTRYGSLDQGGKIEWKVIPRSSVQGRTVVVLDDILDEGETLAHVKERLLEMGAADVVVAVFADKDIGKKKPIKADYIGLTLPNKFVVGYGMDAYGYWRNLPGIWAIKTGNS encoded by the coding sequence ATGTCTTTTTTCGATTCCGAATTCCACCGTAACAAAGCGCGCGCGCTGCTTTCCGACGCCGAACTGATTTTCGACGAGACGGCCGTGCAGCAGGCAGTCGACAAGGTAGCGCAGCAGCTTAACGAGCGCTTCAACGTCGACGACGGCGAAGCCTTTCCGCTGGTGCTGGGCGTCATGGGCGGCGCCGTCGTGTTTTGCGGCCAGCTGCTCACGCGCCTGCGCTTCCCGCTCGAATTCGATTACATGCACGTGACGCGCTATGGCAGCCTGGACCAGGGCGGCAAGATCGAGTGGAAAGTGATTCCGCGCTCAAGCGTGCAGGGCCGCACGGTGGTCGTGCTCGACGACATCCTCGACGAAGGCGAGACGCTGGCGCACGTGAAGGAGCGGCTGCTGGAGATGGGCGCGGCCGACGTGGTGGTGGCCGTTTTCGCCGACAAGGACATCGGCAAGAAAAAGCCGATCAAGGCAGATTACATCGGGCTCACGCTGCCCAACAAGTTTGTGGTCGGCTATGGCATGGATGCCTATGGCTACTGGCGCAACCTGCCGGGAATCTGGGCGATCAAGACCGGCAACAGCTAA
- a CDS encoding bile acid:sodium symporter family protein: protein MTAAASKQNPSINFQKREETCHAHPQQGRPAMMHIDQVHLNFNPQALLALNLVLALVMFGVALDLKLSDFKQALRTPKALAIGLLGHHVLFPAGTYLLILALNPLPSIALGMLLVSSCPAGHISNFFTHRAGGNAALSVSISTLSTVGAVFMMPINVAFWANQHEGMRAILRDFSLDPLSMLFEVALLLGVPLALGLTMSHRFPKMAARLLKPMRVFSLVVFGVFVSGALLANWKFFLAYGAMVVGIVFIHNACALASGYGLGKLTGLAERDCRAVAFETGIQNSGLGLVLIFNFFGALGGMAIVTAWWGIWHIFAGMALSTYWMKKPAQAAKAGA from the coding sequence TTGACAGCCGCCGCTTCCAAGCAAAATCCTTCTATAAATTTCCAAAAACGAGAGGAGACCTGTCATGCCCATCCCCAACAAGGGAGGCCGGCGATGATGCATATCGATCAAGTGCATCTGAATTTCAATCCGCAGGCATTGCTGGCCCTGAATCTTGTGCTCGCCCTGGTCATGTTCGGCGTTGCGCTGGATCTGAAACTGTCGGATTTCAAGCAGGCGCTGAGAACGCCGAAAGCGCTCGCAATCGGACTCTTGGGACATCACGTCCTGTTCCCGGCGGGAACCTATCTGCTGATCCTGGCACTCAACCCGCTGCCTTCGATCGCGCTGGGGATGCTGCTCGTTTCTTCCTGCCCTGCCGGCCACATTTCCAATTTCTTTACGCATCGAGCCGGCGGCAATGCCGCTCTGTCGGTGTCGATCAGCACGCTGTCGACCGTCGGCGCGGTATTCATGATGCCCATTAACGTCGCGTTCTGGGCCAATCAGCATGAGGGCATGCGCGCCATCCTGCGCGATTTCTCGCTGGACCCGTTGTCGATGCTGTTCGAAGTCGCCCTGCTGCTGGGCGTCCCGCTGGCGCTGGGCCTGACCATGTCGCACCGTTTTCCGAAAATGGCCGCACGGCTGCTCAAGCCGATGCGCGTCTTTTCGCTCGTCGTTTTTGGCGTCTTCGTGTCCGGCGCGCTGCTGGCCAACTGGAAGTTTTTCCTTGCGTACGGCGCGATGGTGGTGGGCATCGTGTTCATCCACAATGCCTGTGCGCTCGCCAGCGGCTATGGCCTAGGGAAACTGACCGGGCTCGCCGAGCGCGACTGCCGAGCGGTCGCGTTTGAAACCGGCATCCAGAATTCCGGCCTTGGCCTGGTATTGATCTTCAACTTTTTCGGCGCGCTGGGCGGCATGGCCATCGTCACCGCGTGGTGGGGCATCTGGCATATTTTCGCCGGGATGGCCTTGTCCACCTACTGGATGAAAAAGCCGGCGCAGGCGGCAAAGGCGGGCGCATGA
- a CDS encoding AraC family transcriptional regulator has translation MEQVFPGIDDRVEPPHKMAVLVDILHEEGIAPEEALAGSGIDAQQVHAPEVRVSARQLLAVCGNALRLSKDPGIALKAGKRIHITHFGLYGYALLSSATPRDAIDFAIKYRPLAAPLIGLRFEEAAGAAVWEFSDVLSLGVDSELFRFVLEFQLGTQLSLHGDILGQSVTPVEIRTVYPAPPHASVYEEILGCPARFGQARNELRFSREWLEQRLTFANPITAALVRETCDQLLTQLKTSSGLAGKVFGMLMAQPGRFPDVETVAGQLHMTSRTLRRKLQAQDTSYQTILTEVRKQLAMDYLRKTRMSTEDIAASLGFSDAANFRHAFKKWSGKTPSEFRAGA, from the coding sequence ATGGAGCAAGTATTTCCCGGCATCGACGACCGCGTCGAGCCTCCGCACAAAATGGCTGTCCTGGTCGACATCCTGCATGAGGAAGGCATCGCGCCGGAGGAGGCGCTGGCAGGCAGCGGCATCGATGCGCAACAGGTGCATGCGCCTGAAGTGCGCGTCTCGGCGCGTCAGTTGCTGGCGGTATGCGGCAATGCCTTGCGCCTGTCCAAGGATCCGGGCATCGCCCTCAAGGCTGGCAAGCGGATACACATCACGCATTTCGGATTGTACGGTTATGCGTTGCTCAGCAGCGCCACGCCGCGTGACGCCATCGACTTCGCGATCAAGTATCGGCCGTTGGCTGCTCCGCTGATCGGATTGCGTTTCGAGGAAGCGGCCGGCGCGGCGGTCTGGGAATTTTCGGATGTGCTGTCGCTGGGCGTCGACAGCGAACTATTCCGCTTCGTGCTCGAATTCCAGTTGGGGACGCAATTGTCCTTGCATGGCGATATCCTCGGCCAGTCTGTTACGCCGGTGGAAATACGAACGGTCTATCCGGCGCCGCCGCATGCCTCTGTTTATGAAGAGATATTGGGATGCCCCGCCCGCTTCGGCCAGGCGCGCAATGAGTTGCGTTTCAGCCGCGAATGGCTGGAGCAGCGGCTGACCTTCGCCAATCCGATCACGGCCGCGCTGGTGCGCGAGACCTGCGATCAGCTCCTGACCCAATTGAAAACCTCGTCCGGCCTGGCCGGCAAGGTATTCGGCATGTTGATGGCGCAGCCCGGGCGCTTCCCCGATGTCGAGACAGTCGCCGGCCAACTCCATATGACTTCCCGCACCCTGCGCCGGAAACTGCAGGCGCAGGACACGTCGTATCAAACCATCCTGACCGAGGTGCGCAAGCAGCTTGCCATGGACTATTTGCGCAAGACGCGCATGAGCACGGAGGACATCGCCGCATCCCTTGGCTTCAGCGACGCCGCCAACTTCCGGCATGCGTTCAAGAAGTGGAGCGGGAAGACGCCCAGCGAATTCCGGGCGGGCGCCTGA